In one window of Kitasatospora sp. MMS16-BH015 DNA:
- a CDS encoding peptidase, whose amino-acid sequence MRSSMRSSRIGQAGLRTGGLRRAGLLGAATAALLPLSAPAALAASPSPSSSASSSVSTSASPGSAAAPATTAGTSFLTATKLVAGQDATVAASTGDYLYWAFSASEGQTDTVQVNVSLPPTTDRHGPQTWSVEVFDGLRRRQACTAGPQDVTADPATASVRLNCTLRQVRSWAEPWSGDPLPGTYYVRLSLPDANPQDLGLSAQVEVHIAAKGNVDNAQPEGGEFKAPLVPPAASAAPAAPAPAPAETHWYSDLFSGWNTRWFWTIGGAGLAALAGIGGYTLTRHPRGHRHSARPPQYPSHS is encoded by the coding sequence ATGCGTTCCTCCATGCGCTCCTCCAGGATCGGGCAGGCCGGACTGCGGACCGGCGGGCTGCGGCGGGCCGGGCTGCTCGGGGCGGCGACGGCTGCTCTGCTGCCGCTGTCGGCCCCGGCTGCGCTGGCTGCCTCGCCCTCGCCCTCCTCCTCGGCTTCGAGCTCGGTCTCGACCTCGGCCTCGCCGGGCAGTGCCGCAGCGCCGGCCACCACTGCCGGCACCTCCTTCCTGACCGCGACCAAGCTCGTCGCCGGGCAGGACGCGACGGTGGCCGCCTCCACGGGTGACTACCTGTACTGGGCGTTCAGTGCGAGCGAGGGGCAGACGGACACCGTCCAGGTCAACGTCAGCCTCCCGCCCACCACCGACCGGCACGGCCCGCAGACCTGGTCGGTGGAGGTCTTCGACGGCCTCCGTCGGCGGCAGGCCTGCACCGCCGGCCCGCAGGACGTCACCGCCGACCCGGCCACCGCCTCGGTGCGGCTGAACTGCACGCTGCGTCAGGTGCGGTCCTGGGCCGAGCCGTGGTCGGGCGACCCCCTGCCCGGCACCTACTACGTGCGGCTCTCGCTACCCGACGCCAACCCGCAGGACCTCGGGCTGTCGGCCCAGGTCGAGGTGCACATCGCCGCCAAGGGCAACGTGGACAACGCCCAGCCCGAGGGGGGCGAGTTCAAGGCGCCGCTGGTGCCGCCGGCCGCCTCCGCCGCCCCGGCCGCGCCGGCCCCCGCTCCCGCCGAGACCCACTGGTACTCCGACCTCTTCTCCGGTTGGAACACCCGCTGGTTCTGGACCATCGGCGGCGCCGGACTGGCCGCGCTGGCCGGCATCGGTGGCTACACCCTCACGCGCCACCCGCGTGGCCACCGCCACTCGGCCCGGCCGCCGCAGTACCCCTCGCACTCATAG
- a CDS encoding penicillin-binding transpeptidase domain-containing protein, whose amino-acid sequence MLLIVALAVQATRIQVFQADSLDHNSANQRLTIERYGQPRGNILVGADPVTGSAPTGGRYDYKRTYTDGPQYAAVTGFSSQTYGNTQLEGTEDELLSGTDTRLAGWALWDEIARKQNPGGDVFTTIDKAAQQAAMKGLGDQKGAVAAIEPATGRILALASTPSYDPGSFAGAGKTDQQAWDRLQADTNQPMLNRALRQIYPPGSTFKVVTATAALANGVVTDIDKGTGAPYPYVMPGTTTPLVNDTTACDEPNQTLDQAMVSSCNSVMGYLGVQVGLDKMVAMAQSFGFNDPRLDIPVRAARSNFDTKMNQSQVALSSIGQFDTAATPLVMAMVAAGVANNGTVMHPQLVDKLTKSDGSSVQVMKPRTYRQAMSPAVARQVQQLMTDVVESGTGCSARIGGATVGGKTGTAQHGVDNSGIPYAWFISWAKPSGSDQVPPVAVAVVIADSGATDVTGGGLAAPIARSVMQSILDR is encoded by the coding sequence ATGCTGCTGATCGTCGCGCTGGCCGTGCAGGCCACCCGGATCCAGGTCTTCCAGGCCGATTCGCTGGACCACAACTCGGCCAACCAGCGCCTCACCATCGAGCGGTACGGCCAGCCGCGCGGCAACATCCTGGTGGGTGCCGATCCGGTCACCGGCTCCGCACCCACCGGCGGCCGGTACGACTACAAGCGCACCTACACCGACGGCCCGCAGTACGCCGCCGTCACCGGCTTCTCCTCGCAGACCTACGGCAACACCCAGCTGGAGGGCACCGAGGACGAGCTGCTCTCCGGCACCGACACCCGGCTCGCCGGCTGGGCGCTCTGGGACGAGATCGCCCGCAAGCAGAACCCCGGCGGCGACGTCTTCACCACCATCGACAAGGCCGCTCAGCAGGCCGCGATGAAGGGCCTGGGCGACCAGAAGGGCGCGGTGGCCGCGATCGAGCCGGCCACCGGCCGGATCCTCGCGCTGGCCAGCACCCCCAGCTACGACCCCGGCAGCTTCGCGGGCGCCGGCAAGACCGACCAACAGGCCTGGGACCGGCTCCAGGCCGACACCAACCAGCCGATGCTCAACCGGGCGCTGCGTCAGATCTACCCGCCCGGCTCCACCTTCAAGGTGGTCACGGCCACGGCGGCCCTGGCCAACGGCGTGGTCACCGACATCGACAAGGGCACCGGCGCGCCCTATCCGTACGTGATGCCCGGCACCACCACCCCGCTGGTCAACGACACCACCGCCTGCGACGAGCCGAACCAGACCCTGGACCAGGCGATGGTCAGCTCCTGCAACAGCGTGATGGGCTACCTCGGCGTCCAGGTCGGCCTGGACAAGATGGTGGCGATGGCGCAGAGCTTCGGCTTCAACGACCCCAGGCTCGACATCCCGGTGCGGGCGGCCCGGAGCAACTTCGACACCAAGATGAACCAGTCGCAGGTCGCGCTCTCCTCGATCGGCCAGTTCGACACCGCCGCCACCCCGTTGGTGATGGCGATGGTCGCGGCCGGGGTGGCCAACAACGGCACGGTGATGCATCCACAGCTTGTGGACAAGCTGACCAAGAGCGACGGCAGCAGCGTCCAGGTGATGAAGCCCCGGACCTACCGGCAGGCGATGAGCCCGGCCGTGGCCCGCCAGGTGCAGCAGCTGATGACGGACGTGGTGGAGAGCGGCACCGGCTGCAGCGCCCGGATCGGCGGCGCGACCGTCGGCGGCAAGACCGGCACCGCCCAGCACGGGGTGGACAACTCCGGCATCCCGTACGCCTGGTTCATCTCCTGGGCCAAGCCCAGCGGCTCCGACCAGGTGCCCCCGGTGGCCGTCGCGGTGGTGATCGCCGACAGCGGCGCGACCGACGTCACCGGCGGCGGCCTGGCCGCCCCGATCGCCAGATCGGTGATGCAGAGCATCCTCGACCGCTGA
- a CDS encoding DUF3052 domain-containing protein yields the protein MEQEAAVSTSQDEQTSLAARMGFQPGQVVQEIGYDDDVAYDLREAIEEQTGQDLVDEDYDDVADVVLVWFRDDDGDLTDTLVDAIGLLEDDGFIWLLTPKAGRDGYVAPSDVADAAQTAGLTQTKSVTVATEWSGTRMRGPKTR from the coding sequence ATGGAGCAGGAGGCCGCGGTGTCGACATCGCAGGACGAGCAGACCAGTCTGGCGGCTCGGATGGGTTTTCAGCCCGGGCAGGTCGTGCAGGAGATCGGCTACGACGACGACGTGGCCTACGACCTCCGCGAAGCCATCGAGGAGCAGACCGGACAGGACTTGGTCGACGAGGACTACGACGATGTCGCCGATGTGGTGCTGGTCTGGTTCCGTGACGATGACGGCGACCTGACGGACACTCTGGTGGACGCGATCGGCCTACTGGAGGACGACGGCTTCATCTGGCTGCTCACCCCCAAGGCGGGACGGGACGGGTACGTGGCGCCGAGTGACGTGGCCGATGCGGCCCAGACCGCGGGCCTCACCCAGACCAAATCCGTCACTGTCGCGACCGAGTGGTCCGGCACGAGGATGCGGGGCCCGAAGACTCGGTGA
- a CDS encoding FtsW/RodA/SpoVE family cell cycle protein produces the protein MAAVAVAVFGYIEVGVNIDGKVPSGAAGYGAALGVLALLAHGVVRWKARYADPLLLPIAVLLNGIGLVVIYRLDLATPGSQAAPTQLLWSTLGVALFIAAVILLRDHKVLQRYAYLGALAALVLLVLPIFFPPVYGSRIWIKIGPLSFQPGEFAKILLAIFFAAYLAVHRDALALTGRRVWRFQLPRGRVLGPVLLIWAAFVGVLVLETDLGTSLLFFGLFVVMLYVATARSGWIAIGLFLAAVGAVAVGWLSPHVHSRVTDWLDPLGSIAAGQGPNQIAQSLFAFAWGGLLGAGLGNGHSILIQFAAKSDFILATIGEELGLVGLIAVLLLYALLISRGFRAGIALRDPFGRLLAIGLAAIVGIQLFVVAGGVLDLIPLTGMTLPFIAQGGSSVVTNWIIVALLIRMSDIARRPEPEPTPGPTPGPTPEPGPAPAPVLGPAPAPLPPPPPAPEPGPPSAPEPEGS, from the coding sequence GTGGCGGCGGTGGCCGTCGCCGTCTTCGGTTACATCGAGGTCGGGGTGAACATCGACGGCAAGGTGCCCTCGGGTGCCGCCGGGTACGGTGCCGCGCTCGGGGTGCTCGCGCTGCTCGCGCACGGGGTGGTGCGCTGGAAGGCCCGGTACGCCGACCCGTTGCTGCTGCCGATCGCGGTGCTGCTCAACGGCATCGGGCTGGTGGTGATCTACCGCCTCGACCTGGCCACCCCGGGCAGCCAGGCCGCGCCGACCCAACTGCTCTGGTCCACCCTCGGGGTCGCGCTGTTCATCGCCGCGGTGATCCTTCTGCGCGACCACAAGGTGCTCCAGCGGTACGCGTACCTCGGCGCGCTGGCCGCCCTGGTGCTGCTGGTGCTGCCGATCTTCTTCCCGCCGGTCTACGGTTCGCGGATCTGGATCAAGATCGGCCCGCTCTCGTTCCAGCCCGGTGAGTTCGCCAAGATCCTGCTGGCGATCTTCTTCGCCGCCTACCTGGCCGTCCACCGGGACGCGCTCGCCCTCACCGGCCGCCGGGTCTGGCGGTTCCAGCTGCCGCGCGGGCGGGTGCTCGGCCCGGTGCTGCTGATCTGGGCGGCCTTCGTCGGGGTGCTGGTGCTGGAGACCGACCTGGGCACCTCGCTGCTCTTCTTCGGCCTCTTCGTGGTGATGCTGTACGTGGCCACCGCCCGCAGCGGGTGGATCGCGATCGGCCTGTTCCTGGCCGCCGTCGGCGCGGTCGCGGTCGGCTGGCTCTCGCCGCACGTGCACAGTCGGGTCACCGACTGGCTCGACCCGCTGGGGTCGATCGCCGCCGGTCAGGGCCCCAACCAGATCGCCCAGTCGCTGTTCGCCTTCGCCTGGGGCGGCCTGCTCGGCGCCGGGCTGGGCAACGGCCACTCGATCCTGATCCAGTTCGCCGCCAAGTCCGACTTCATCCTGGCCACCATCGGCGAGGAGCTCGGCCTGGTCGGGCTGATCGCGGTCCTGCTGCTGTACGCCCTGCTGATCTCGCGCGGCTTCCGCGCGGGCATCGCCCTGCGCGACCCGTTCGGGAGGTTGCTGGCGATCGGGCTCGCGGCCATCGTCGGCATCCAGCTCTTCGTGGTCGCGGGCGGGGTGCTCGACCTGATCCCGCTGACCGGCATGACGCTGCCGTTCATCGCCCAGGGCGGTTCCTCGGTGGTGACCAACTGGATCATCGTCGCGCTGCTGATCCGGATGAGCGACATCGCCCGCCGCCCCGAGCCGGAACCGACTCCGGGGCCGACTCCGGGGCCGACTCCTGAGCCGGGCCCCGCACCCGCGCCCGTACTCGGACCCGCGCCCGCACCCCTACCCCCACCCCCACCCGCACCCGAGCCCGGACCCCCGTCCGCGCCCGAACCGGAGGGCTCCTGA
- a CDS encoding DUF2079 domain-containing protein, which produces MTTLTTAASVRVEPEIPERPAVGAPGRYLPWALTLLFFAVYTTLAFRRQDQALTTGYDLGIFEQAVRGYAEGHAPIVALKADGFNQLGDHFSPVLALIAPLYWLWPGAKALLLAQAALFALAVHPLTSWAQRRLGTGTALVVGLGYGASWGIASAAGFDFHEICFAVPLVAYATVALGEGRLGHAVAWAAPLVLVKEDLGLTVAAFGALVAWQGARRLGLATVVFGLAATALEMLVLLPAMNPGGEFAYWGQMDGSAAAGGGHSLLSLPLDLITPADKARTLILLLAPTAALALRSPLLALALPTLGWRLLSANPNYWTTYYHYSAVLMPILFAAFVDALHRRGLTTRARRGVLAVSLAVTALLVPTYPLGQLATGALWAHSDRAATVHRLLDRIPDGARVAASNRLVPQLTDRCTVILFDRPERWNTAEWLAVDEGKPMGWPLTPAQELDELALAKSDGYRVVVSEDGVTLLHR; this is translated from the coding sequence GTGACCACGTTGACCACGGCCGCATCCGTACGGGTCGAGCCGGAGATACCCGAGCGCCCGGCCGTGGGCGCCCCGGGCCGGTACCTGCCCTGGGCGCTCACGCTGCTCTTCTTCGCCGTCTACACCACGCTCGCCTTCCGGCGGCAGGACCAGGCGCTGACCACCGGGTACGACCTGGGGATCTTCGAGCAGGCCGTCCGGGGCTACGCCGAGGGCCACGCCCCGATCGTGGCGCTCAAGGCGGACGGCTTCAACCAGCTCGGCGACCACTTCTCGCCGGTGCTGGCGCTGATCGCCCCGCTCTACTGGCTCTGGCCCGGGGCGAAGGCGCTGCTGCTCGCCCAGGCCGCGCTCTTCGCGCTGGCCGTGCACCCGCTGACCTCCTGGGCGCAGCGCCGGCTCGGCACCGGCACCGCGCTGGTGGTCGGCCTCGGCTACGGCGCCTCCTGGGGCATCGCCTCGGCGGCCGGCTTCGACTTCCACGAGATCTGCTTCGCGGTGCCGCTGGTGGCGTACGCGACGGTGGCGCTGGGGGAGGGGCGGCTCGGCCACGCGGTGGCCTGGGCCGCGCCGCTGGTGCTGGTCAAGGAGGACCTGGGGCTGACCGTGGCGGCCTTCGGCGCCCTGGTCGCCTGGCAGGGGGCGCGCCGGCTGGGTCTGGCCACGGTGGTCTTCGGGCTGGCCGCCACGGCGCTGGAGATGCTGGTGCTGCTGCCCGCGATGAACCCGGGCGGCGAGTTCGCCTACTGGGGCCAGATGGACGGCAGCGCGGCCGCCGGCGGCGGCCACAGCCTGCTCAGCCTCCCGCTGGACCTGATCACCCCGGCCGACAAGGCCCGCACCCTGATCCTGCTGCTCGCCCCGACGGCGGCGCTGGCGCTGCGCTCCCCGCTGCTGGCGCTCGCCCTGCCGACGCTCGGCTGGCGGCTGCTCTCGGCCAACCCGAACTACTGGACCACCTACTACCACTACAGCGCCGTGCTGATGCCGATCCTGTTCGCCGCCTTCGTGGACGCGCTGCACCGGCGCGGCCTGACCACCCGGGCCAGGCGCGGGGTGCTCGCGGTGAGCCTGGCCGTGACGGCCCTCCTGGTCCCCACCTACCCGCTCGGCCAGCTCGCCACCGGCGCGCTCTGGGCGCACTCGGACCGGGCGGCGACGGTGCACCGGCTGCTGGACCGGATCCCGGACGGGGCCAGGGTGGCCGCCTCCAACCGGCTGGTGCCGCAGCTCACCGACCGCTGCACGGTGATCCTCTTCGACCGCCCCGAGCGGTGGAACACGGCCGAGTGGCTCGCCGTGGACGAGGGCAAGCCGATGGGCTGGCCGCTCACCCCGGCCCAGGAGCTGGACGAGCTGGCGCTGGCCAAGTCGGACGGCTACCGGGTGGTGGTCTCCGAGGACGGCGTGACCCTGCTGCACCGGTGA
- a CDS encoding ATP-binding cassette domain-containing protein yields MSLTVGQGELVRIAGPNGSGKSTLLKVAGGLESPSAGRVVVRGRRAYVPERFPPALPFDPRTYLHHLGRAHGLTTAEAARRSADWLERFGITRYADTPLSRLSKGTCQKVAVAQALLAEADVLLLDEAWTGLDQAARAMLDQAAAERAAQGGRVLFVDHDPTRLAGLTTAGYALEPTGLSPLATSPVPGAPALDTRILIEALPATGHPLPERLPGAPVVRLLSDGATRLEVSAEHSDALLRSLLGAGAHIRSLGEGGPADRQVGRQEGRQEARREHRREHRQEGQEQAEGEEQG; encoded by the coding sequence GTGAGTCTGACCGTCGGTCAGGGCGAGCTGGTCCGGATCGCCGGTCCGAACGGGAGCGGCAAGTCGACGCTGCTGAAGGTGGCGGGCGGGTTGGAGTCGCCGAGCGCCGGGCGGGTGGTGGTGCGGGGGCGGCGCGCATACGTGCCCGAGCGCTTCCCACCCGCGCTGCCCTTCGACCCCCGGACCTACCTGCACCACCTCGGCCGGGCCCACGGCCTGACCACCGCCGAGGCGGCCCGGCGCAGCGCCGACTGGCTCGAACGGTTCGGCATCACCCGCTACGCCGACACTCCGCTCAGCCGGCTCTCCAAGGGCACCTGCCAGAAGGTGGCCGTCGCCCAGGCCCTGCTCGCCGAGGCGGACGTCCTGCTGCTGGACGAGGCCTGGACCGGTCTCGACCAGGCCGCCCGGGCCATGCTCGACCAGGCCGCCGCCGAGCGGGCGGCCCAGGGCGGCCGGGTCCTCTTCGTCGACCACGACCCCACCCGGCTGGCCGGCCTGACCACCGCCGGCTACGCCCTCGAGCCCACCGGCCTGAGCCCGCTCGCCACCTCCCCGGTGCCCGGCGCACCCGCCCTCGACACCCGGATCCTGATCGAGGCCCTGCCCGCCACCGGCCACCCGCTCCCCGAGCGGCTGCCGGGCGCCCCCGTCGTACGCCTCCTCTCCGACGGCGCGACCCGGCTGGAGGTGTCCGCCGAGCACTCAGACGCCCTGCTGCGCAGCCTGCTCGGCGCCGGCGCGCACATCCGTTCCCTCGGCGAGGGCGGCCCCGCGGACCGACAAGTGGGCCGACAAGAGGGCCGACAAGAGGCCCGGCGGGAGCACCGGCGCGAGCACCGGCAAGAAGGACAGGAGCAGGCAGAGGGGGAGGAGCAGGGGTGA
- a CDS encoding VWA domain-containing protein, with amino-acid sequence MTIIQRRRQTRPLGLLAALAIAAGALLSGLPAHADETTAPPQQSAGAGAKNSDQISEAPRVDLVLDVSGSMRATDIQGKSRISVAQQSIDEVIDALPAETEFGIRTLGATYPVSDKLHGCQDTQQLYPVGKTDKVEAKTAVATLRPTGWTPIGLALRGAAQDLGTGQTTRRVVLITDGEDDCAPPDPCEVARELAAQGTHLVVDTLGLAHDDKTTQQLECIANATGGTYTDVRTQQQLTDKVKQLVNRAGDTYKVAPVKTTGTDKCPDAPLLAPGVYSDREKFAEHRVYRVPVRAGQELRAAVSVSLDRAVARDYGVLLQATDANGQELVRGTDAGSGRTDVISTGVRWSAPGKATASSSAAASATPSTGAGSGTGAAGTPVALSGAAGSTVCLIVSNSLAPGAGAQADPGFPLELTVDVAAASPAPDGPAAGLGRGWVLLLVLTGAGLLTGLIFGWLARWRIAVWREN; translated from the coding sequence GTGACGATCATCCAACGACGACGGCAGACTCGGCCGCTGGGGCTGCTCGCGGCCCTCGCGATAGCCGCCGGGGCCCTGCTCAGCGGGCTCCCCGCGCACGCCGACGAAACGACCGCGCCGCCCCAGCAGAGCGCCGGCGCCGGCGCCAAGAACTCGGACCAGATCTCGGAGGCACCGCGGGTCGACCTCGTGCTGGACGTCAGCGGCTCGATGCGGGCCACCGACATCCAGGGCAAGAGCCGGATCTCCGTTGCCCAGCAGTCGATCGACGAGGTGATCGACGCGCTGCCCGCCGAGACCGAGTTCGGCATCCGCACCCTGGGCGCCACCTACCCGGTCAGCGACAAGCTGCACGGCTGCCAGGACACCCAGCAGCTGTACCCCGTGGGCAAGACCGACAAGGTCGAGGCCAAGACCGCCGTCGCCACCCTGCGCCCCACCGGCTGGACCCCGATCGGCCTCGCCCTGCGCGGCGCCGCCCAGGACCTCGGCACCGGCCAGACCACCCGCCGGGTGGTGCTCATCACCGACGGCGAGGACGACTGCGCCCCGCCGGACCCCTGCGAGGTGGCCCGCGAACTGGCCGCCCAGGGCACCCACCTGGTGGTCGACACCCTCGGCCTGGCCCACGACGACAAGACCACCCAGCAGTTGGAGTGCATCGCCAACGCGACCGGCGGCACCTACACCGACGTGCGCACCCAGCAGCAGCTCACCGACAAGGTGAAGCAGCTGGTCAACCGGGCCGGGGACACCTACAAGGTGGCCCCGGTGAAGACCACCGGCACCGACAAGTGCCCGGACGCCCCGCTGCTCGCCCCCGGGGTCTACAGCGACCGGGAGAAGTTCGCCGAGCACCGGGTCTACCGGGTGCCGGTGCGGGCCGGGCAGGAGCTGCGGGCCGCCGTGAGCGTCTCGCTGGACCGCGCCGTGGCCCGTGACTACGGCGTGCTGCTCCAGGCCACCGACGCGAACGGCCAGGAACTCGTCCGCGGGACCGACGCGGGCAGCGGCCGGACCGATGTGATCTCCACCGGCGTGCGCTGGTCCGCCCCGGGCAAGGCCACCGCCTCCTCCTCCGCCGCCGCCTCCGCCACCCCGTCGACGGGCGCCGGAAGCGGCACGGGAGCGGCGGGCACGCCGGTGGCGCTGTCCGGTGCGGCCGGCAGCACGGTCTGCCTGATCGTCAGCAACTCGCTCGCCCCCGGGGCGGGCGCCCAGGCCGACCCCGGCTTCCCGCTCGAACTGACAGTGGACGTGGCCGCCGCCTCCCCCGCTCCCGACGGCCCGGCCGCCGGGCTGGGGCGTGGCTGGGTGCTGCTGCTGGTGCTCACCGGTGCCGGTCTGCTGACCGGTCTGATCTTCGGCTGGCTGGCACGCTGGCGGATCGCTGTCTGGCGGGAGAACTGA
- a CDS encoding DUF1269 domain-containing protein: protein MSNLFAIAYPDLATAQQVRAEAVSLQKQKLIELEDAVVVERRDDGKIKLHQAVSTTGAGAASGALWGGVIGLLFFMPFLGAAVGGATGAAVGASTDIGVDDNFMRQVGEHLQPGSAAVFLLVRKATADKVVPALARFGGQIIQTSLSTEAEAELRATVQAAQTGQPAGV from the coding sequence GTGAGCAACCTCTTCGCGATCGCCTACCCCGATCTGGCCACCGCCCAGCAGGTCCGTGCGGAGGCGGTGAGCCTCCAGAAGCAGAAGCTGATCGAGCTGGAGGACGCCGTCGTCGTGGAACGGCGGGACGACGGCAAGATCAAGCTGCACCAGGCGGTCAGCACCACCGGCGCGGGGGCCGCCTCCGGCGCGCTCTGGGGCGGGGTGATCGGGCTGCTGTTCTTCATGCCGTTCCTCGGGGCGGCGGTCGGCGGAGCCACCGGCGCCGCGGTCGGCGCCTCGACCGACATCGGGGTGGACGACAACTTCATGCGCCAGGTCGGCGAGCACCTCCAGCCCGGCAGCGCCGCCGTCTTCCTGCTGGTCCGCAAGGCCACCGCCGACAAGGTCGTCCCGGCACTGGCCCGTTTCGGCGGCCAGATCATCCAGACCTCGCTCAGCACCGAGGCCGAGGCCGAGCTCCGCGCCACCGTCCAGGCCGCCCAGACCGGCCAGCCCGCCGGCGTCTGA
- a CDS encoding ABC transporter: MNGLLRYQLELLFRSQRWLPPLLTYVLLMVIGLTAGEALLSAYGYATAVLLPVTAWLVRCTVTAEGPAARACLAAAVGRPRVHLSAVVAAAVVAAGLGTAGFLVVWAFGGPTTVRTVPAVPPATLGATLFGAGLGTVVCVLLGLVVGVLAVRPVLVRAQYGIPLSLVGAVLLLALPGSPANEVVHSLITASRTGRVALPWLAAALVEAGLLAALATWGVCRLAGRRTDAVD, encoded by the coding sequence GTGAACGGGTTGCTGCGGTACCAGTTGGAGTTGCTGTTCCGCTCGCAGCGGTGGCTGCCGCCGCTGCTGACGTACGTGTTGCTGATGGTGATCGGGCTGACGGCGGGGGAGGCGCTGCTGTCGGCGTACGGGTACGCGACGGCGGTGCTGCTGCCGGTCACGGCCTGGCTGGTGCGGTGCACGGTGACCGCCGAGGGGCCGGCCGCGCGGGCCTGTCTGGCGGCGGCGGTCGGGCGGCCCCGGGTGCACCTGTCGGCCGTGGTGGCGGCGGCCGTGGTCGCGGCCGGGCTCGGGACGGCCGGGTTCCTGGTGGTCTGGGCGTTCGGCGGGCCGACCACGGTGCGGACGGTCCCGGCCGTCCCGCCGGCCACGCTCGGGGCGACGCTGTTCGGGGCCGGGCTCGGCACGGTGGTCTGCGTGCTGCTGGGCCTGGTGGTCGGGGTGCTGGCGGTCCGTCCGGTGCTGGTACGGGCGCAGTACGGCATCCCGCTGAGCCTGGTGGGCGCGGTGCTGTTGCTGGCCCTGCCCGGTTCCCCGGCGAACGAGGTGGTCCACTCGCTGATCACCGCCTCCCGGACGGGCCGGGTCGCGCTGCCGTGGCTCGCCGCCGCCCTGGTCGAGGCGGGGCTGCTGGCGGCCCTCGCCACCTGGGGCGTCTGCCGGTTGGCGGGCCGTCGCACCGATGCGGTCGACTGA